In Cucurbita pepo subsp. pepo cultivar mu-cu-16 chromosome LG04, ASM280686v2, whole genome shotgun sequence, the following are encoded in one genomic region:
- the LOC111792563 gene encoding nicotianamine synthase-like: MVTEEEALIQKVVDLYEQISGLESLKPCKHVDTLFTELVVTCMPPTSPNFHINSLSNPVQQMRSNLIRLCGQAESLLESHFSDLLANFDYPLHHLHLFPYFSNYLKLSLLEFSILRRHCPVLPSSVAFVGSGPLPLTSIVLATRHLPSTSFHNYDLDPLANSQASKLVSVDADLKTRMVFHTCDIMKVTEELKEYEVVFLAALVGMEKEEKLRVIEHLCEFMAEGACLMVRSAHGGRAFLYPVVEECDLVGFEVLSVFHPSDEVINSVIIARKKKKDHDDDDDCLKIVGDDNHENGIENGVVVHNKQCCDHIHGFNNHGGMIEELAE, translated from the exons ATGGTTACCGAAGAAGAAGCTCTAATCCAAAAGGTGGTGGATTTGTATGAGCAAATCTCTGGGCTTGAAAGCCTCAAACCTTGTAAACATGTCGACACTCTGTTCACAGAGTTGGTGGTCACGTGCATGCCACCCACCAGCCCTAATTTTCACATCAATTCACTCTCAAACCCTGTTCAACAAATGAGATCAAATTTGATCCGCCTTTGCGGTCAAGCTGAGTCCCTTTTGGAGTCCCATTTCTCTGATCTCTTAGCCAATTTTGATTACCCTCTTCACCATCTCCATCTCTTCCCTTACTTCTCCAATTATCTCAAGCTTAGCCTCCTTGAATTCTCCATCCTCCGCCGCCACTGCCCCGTCCTCCCCTCCTCGGTCGCCTTCGTCGGCTCCGGCCCTCTTCCTCTCACCTCCATCGTCCTCGCCACCCGCCACCTCCCCTCCACCTCCTTCCACAATTACGATCTCGACCCACTTGCTAATTCCCAG GCGTCGAAATTGGTATCGGTGGACGCGGACCTGAAGACGAGGATGGTGTTTCACACGTGCGACATCATGAAAGTGACGGAGGAGTTGAAGGAGTACGAGGTTGTGTTTTTGGCAGCTCTAGTAGGAATGGAGAAGGAGGAGAAATTGAGAGTGATAGAGCATTTGTGTGAGTTCATGGCGGAAGGGGCTTGTTTGATGGTGAGAAGTGCTCATGGAGGAAGGGCTTTCCTTTATCCTGTGGTGGAGGAATGTGATTTGGTAGGGTTTGAGGTTCTATCGGTGTTTCATCCGAGTGATGAAGTGATAAACTCAGTGATAAttgcaagaaaaaagaagaaggatcatgatgatgatgatgattgcTTGAAGATTGTTGGTGATGATAATCATGAAAATGGTATTGAAAATGGTGTTGTTGTTCATAACAAACAATGTTGTGATCACATTCATGGCTTCAACAATCATGGAGGAATGATTGAGGAGTTAGCTGAGTAG